Proteins encoded together in one Tripterygium wilfordii isolate XIE 37 chromosome 14, ASM1340144v1, whole genome shotgun sequence window:
- the LOC120014835 gene encoding LAG1 longevity assurance homolog 3-like isoform X2 has product MLQKVAKRLIFGKGHRMLGVETDETRKKIRKFKESAWKCVYYLSAELLALSVTYEEPWFTNTTNFWVGPGDQVWPDQKMKFKLKGVYMYTAGFYTYSIFALIFWETRRSDFGVSMGHHVATVILIILSYILRFARVGSVVLALHDASDVFLEVGKMSKYSGAETMASLAFILFVLSWILLRLIYYPFWVLWSTSYEVILTLDKEKHPVDGPICYYVFNSLLYCLLVLHIYWWVLMFRMLVKQIQARGQLGDDVRSDSDSEDEHED; this is encoded by the exons ATGTTACAGAAAGTGGCAAAAAGATTAATTTTTGGAAAGGGGCATCGGATGCTGGGTGTTGAGACGGATGAGACAAGGAAGAAGATCAGAAAATTTAAGGAGTCAGCTTGGAAATGTGTGTATTATCTTTCAGCAGAGCTTCTTGCTCTCTCTGTAACTTATGAAGAGCCATGGTTTACTAACACAACAAACTTTTGGGTGGGGCCAGGAGATCAAGTCTGGCCTGACCAAAAAATGAA GTTTAAATTGAAGGGTGTTTATATGTATACTGCTGgattttatacatattctatatTTGCTCTGATTTTCTGGGAAACAAGGCGGTCCGACTTTGGTGTGTCAATGGGTCATCATGTGGCAACTGTGATTCTTATTATCCTTTCTTATATATTAAG GTTTGCTCGTGTTGGATCAGTTGTCTTAGCTCTCCATGATGCTAGTGATGTATTTCTGGAGGTAGGAAAGATGTCCAAATACAGTGGTGCTGAGACAATGGCTAGCTTGGCATTTATCCTTTTTGTCTTGTCTTGGATCTTGCTGCGCCTCATTTACTATCCATTCTGGGTCCTATGGAGTACAAG CTATGAAGTCATCTTGACATTGGACAAGGAAAAACACCCTGTGGATGGGCCGATTTGTTACTATGTCTTTAATTCTCTCCTATACTGCTTGCTTGTTCTTCATATATATTGGTGGGTCTTGATGTTTCGAATGCTTGTTAAACAAATCCAGGCCAGAGGCCAGCTTGGTGATGATGTTCGATCTG ATTCTGATAGTGAAGATGAGCATGAAGATTGA
- the LOC120015392 gene encoding probable LRR receptor-like serine/threonine-protein kinase RFK1 isoform X2: MNMVATKLFIFLIIAMGCFRLLRFTESKVVQEEVDALQEIASTLGSTYWKFNADTCELEMVGLTVEPPKNSEHSIVCECPDENNTDCHVVKVMLKFYSLPGMLPPQLVKLPYLKEIDLAYNYLNGTIPREWASMQLNVISLLVNRLSGEIPRVLGNITTLTYLCLEANQFSGNIPSELGRLNNLQTLMLSSNRLTGKLPASLSNLVNLTDFRIRDNNFEGTIPNFLQNWKQLNRLEMEASGLEGPIPSNISLLNQIGELRITDIKGPIQGFPTLENMTGIKRLVLRNCNISGEIPTYIWTMKNLVLLDVSFNKLVGKIPSSISAADLRFVFLSDNLLSGDIPEAILKEKSNVDLSYNNLTWQGPQHSACRQNMNLNLNLFRSSSVEKNSMQALPCLETFKCPRYSNCLHINCGGKDATVKESGKNLFYEGDGQVEGGTAKYYINDKTYWGFSSMGDFMDDDDYQNTRYTVFLQSANISELYLTARIAPISLSYFHYCLENGNYTVNLHFAEIRFTNDKTYSSLGRRVFDVYVQEKLELKNFNIEDEASGAQKPLVKRISNVRVTNNILEIRFHWAGKGTTRIPVRGVYGPMISAISVVSDFKACSNTKSKGSPLYIIIGVGAACFVFIVLGILQWNGRLQGQWKKRKERSELPTGTFTLKQIRAATNDFDSSNKIGEGGFGPVYKGLMLDGTVVAVKQLSSKSRQGNREFLNEIGIISCLQHPNLVKLHGFCVEGDQLLLVYEYMENNSLFRALFGPNEQLQLDWPTRLKICIGIAKGLAFLHEESRLKIVHRDIKATNVLLDRDLNPKISDFGLARLDEDEKTHISTRVAGTIGYMAPEYALWGHLTQKADVYSFGVLALEIVTGKSNNNFLPTENFVCILDWACHLQQGGNLLELVDEKLRSEVNKEEAHIMVKVALLCTNASSKMRPTMSEVVSMLEGEMPVPDMIPDPKNYMEDLRLKTMRDLRQQRPHESSSGSQTQNSTTINTSGSTSTFDQDFYEINPTSRPGSLIGGGDGFP; this comes from the exons ATGAACATGGTTGCTACCAAGCTCTTTATATTCTTAATTATTGCGATGGGTTGCTTCAGATTACTCAGATTTACCGAGTCGAAGGTCGTTCAAGAAGAAG TTGATGCTCTCCAAGAAATCGCAAGTACACTCGGTTCAACATATTGGAAGTTCAATGCTGATACTTGCGAACTTGAAATGGTTGGGTTAACAGTAGAGCCGCCAAAGAATTCTGAGCACAGCATAGTTTGTGAATGCCCTGATGAGAACAACACTGATTGTCATGTTGTAAAAGT AATGCTCAAGTTTTATAGTCTTCCTGGAATGCTTCCACCTCAATTGGTTAAGCTTCCTTATCTGAAGGAAAT CGATTTGGCTTACAACTATCTTAATGGTACAATACCTCGCGAGTGGGCCTCCATGCAGTTGAATGTTAT CTCTCTTCTTGTAAATCGCTTATCAGGGGAAATTCCAAGGGTGTTGGGGAATATTACTACTCTTACATACCT GTGTCTTGAAGCAAACCAATTTTCTGGCAATATTCCTTCTGAGCTAGGGAGATTAAATAACTTGCAGACTTT GATGCTTTCATCCAATCGATTGACCGGAAAGTTACCGGCCTCATTATCCAATCTAGTAAATCTAACAGATTT TAGGATACGTGATAACAACTTTGAGGGAACAATACCTAATTTCTTACAGAATTGGAAACAGCTAAACAGATT AGAAATGGAGGCAAGTGGACTTGAGGGACCTATTCCATCAAACATTTCTCTTTTGAATCAGATAGGTGAATT GAGGATTACCGACATTAAAGGGCCAATTCAGGGTTTCCCCACGCTTGAAAACATGACTGGCATAAAAAGATT GGTGTTAAGGAACTGTAACATCTCAGGAGAGATTCCTACTTACATTTGGACAATGAAAAATCTGGTACTATT GGATGTCAGTTTCAACAAGTTAGTTGGGAAGATTCCATCTAGCATAAGTGCAGCGGATTTGAGATTCGT ATTTTTAAGTGACAACTTGCTGAGTGGGGATATACCGGAAGCTATCTTGAAGGAAAAAAGTAATGT AGATCTCTCATATAATAACTTAACATGGCAAGGTCCTCAGCACTCAGCTTGTCGGCAAAACAT GAATCTGAACCTGAACTTATTTCGAAGTTCTTCGGTGGAGAAAAACTC AATGCAAGCTCTTCCATGCCTGGAAACTTTCAAGTGTCCACGGT ATTCAAACTGTTTGCATATTAATTGTGGTGGAAAGGATGCAACTGTAAAGGAAAGTGGAAAAAACTTATTCTATGAAGGAGATGGGCAAGTTGAAGGTGGTACAgcaaaatattatattaatgACAAAACTTACTGGGGATTTAGTAGCATGGGAGACTTCATGGATGATGACGATTACCAAAATACCCGCTATACTGTATTTCTGCAATCCGCAAACATCTCTGAATTGTATTTAACGGCTCGCATAGCACCGATTTCGCTATCATATTTTCATTATTGTTTGGAAAACGGGAACTACACAGTAAATCTCCACTTTGCAGAGATAAGATTCACTAATGACAAAACATATAGCAGCCTTGGAAGGCGCGTCTTTGATGTTTATGTTCAG GAAAAGTTAGAGCTGAAGAATTTCAATATAGAAGATGAGGCAAGTGGTGCTCAAAAGCCTTTAGTAAAACGAATATCAAATGTCCGTGTGACAAACAATATATTAGAGATCCGATTCCATTGGGCTGGCAAAGGCACAACGAGGATTCCTGTTAGAGGGGTTTATGGTCCCATGATATCAGCCATTTCTGTGGTTTCTG ATTTTAAAGCTTGTTCAAACACCAAAAGCAAGGGAAGTCCTCTGTACATCATCATAGGAGTTGGAGCAGCATGCTTTGTCTTTATTGTACTGGGAATTCTTCAGTGGAATGGCCGTTTACAAGGGcaatggaagaaaagaaaag AAAGGTCAGAATTGCCAACTGGGACTTTTACCTTGAAACAAATCAGAGCTGCTACTAATGACTTCGATTCTTCAAACAAGATTGGAGAAGGTGGTTTCGGCCCTGTTTACAAG GGTCTTATGCTTGATGGTACAGTTGTAGCAGTGAAGCAGCTCTCATCTAAATCACGGCAAGGAAATCGAGAGTTTTTGAATGAGATAGGCATCATTTCCTGTTTGCAACACCCAAATCTGGTGAAACTTCATGGATTTTGCGTCGAAGGGGATCAATTATTGCTGGTTTACGAGTACATGGAAAATAATAGCCTTTTCCGAGCTTTGTTTG GTCCTAACGAACAACTTCAACTGGACTGGCCTACAAGGCTAAAGATATGTATCGGGATAGCCAAAGGACTTGCTTTTCTCCATGAAGAATCAAGACTCAAAATTGTTCACAGAGACATCAAAGCTACAAATGTGCTGTTGGATAGGGACTTGAATCCTAAAATATCTgattttggattggctaggCTTGATGAAGATGAGAAGACCCATATTAGCACACGAGTTGCTGGAACTAT AGGATATATGGCACCAGAATATGCGTTATGGGGTCACCTGACCCAGAAAGCAGACGTCTACAGTTTTGGAGTCTTGGCATTGGAAATTGTTACTGGAAAGAGCAACAACAATTTCCTTCcaactgaaaattttgtttgtattttggaCTGG GCCTGCCATTTGCAGCAAGGTGGAAATCTTTTGGAGCTTGTGGATGAGAAATTGAGGTCAGAGGTGAACAAAGAAGAAGCTCATATCATGGTTAAAGTAGCACTCTTGTGCACGAATGCATCATCGAAAATGAGACCTACAATGTCAGAGGTTGTAAGCATGCTTGAAGGAGAAATGCCTGTCCCAGATATGATTCCAGATCCAAAAAATTACATGGAAGATTTGAGGTTAAAGACGATGAGGGACCTACGACAACAGAGGCCACATGAAAGTTCAAGCGGTAgccaaacacaaaattcaacCACAATTAACACATCTGGCTCTACATCTACATTTGATCAAGACTTTTACGAGATCAACCCGACATCAAGACCTGGATCTCTgattggtggtggtgatggttttCCTTGA
- the LOC120015392 gene encoding probable LRR receptor-like serine/threonine-protein kinase RFK1 isoform X1: MNMVATKLFIFLIIAMGCFRLLRFTESKVVQEEVDALQEIASTLGSTYWKFNADTCELEMVGLTVEPPKNSEHSIVCECPDENNTDCHVVKVMLKFYSLPGMLPPQLVKLPYLKEIDLAYNYLNGTIPREWASMQLNVISLLVNRLSGEIPRVLGNITTLTYLCLEANQFSGNIPSELGRLNNLQTLMLSSNRLTGKLPASLSNLVNLTDFRIRDNNFEGTIPNFLQNWKQLNRLEMEASGLEGPIPSNISLLNQIGELRITDIKGPIQGFPTLENMTGIKRLVLRNCNISGEIPTYIWTMKNLVLLDVSFNKLVGKIPSSISAADLRFVFLSDNLLSGDIPEAILKEKSNVDLSYNNLTWQGPQHSACRQNMNLNLNLFRSSSVEKNSMQALPCLETFKCPRYSNCLHINCGGKDATVKESGKNLFYEGDGQVEGGTAKYYINDKTYWGFSSMGDFMDDDDYQNTRYTVFLQSANISELYLTARIAPISLSYFHYCLENGNYTVNLHFAEIRFTNDKTYSSLGRRVFDVYVQEKLELKNFNIEDEASGAQKPLVKRISNVRVTNNILEIRFHWAGKGTTRIPVRGVYGPMISAISVVSAASAIHLEQFSCIYSGRLRLMFFYAELLFSALTHFKACSNTKSKGSPLYIIIGVGAACFVFIVLGILQWNGRLQGQWKKRKERSELPTGTFTLKQIRAATNDFDSSNKIGEGGFGPVYKGLMLDGTVVAVKQLSSKSRQGNREFLNEIGIISCLQHPNLVKLHGFCVEGDQLLLVYEYMENNSLFRALFGPNEQLQLDWPTRLKICIGIAKGLAFLHEESRLKIVHRDIKATNVLLDRDLNPKISDFGLARLDEDEKTHISTRVAGTIGYMAPEYALWGHLTQKADVYSFGVLALEIVTGKSNNNFLPTENFVCILDWACHLQQGGNLLELVDEKLRSEVNKEEAHIMVKVALLCTNASSKMRPTMSEVVSMLEGEMPVPDMIPDPKNYMEDLRLKTMRDLRQQRPHESSSGSQTQNSTTINTSGSTSTFDQDFYEINPTSRPGSLIGGGDGFP; encoded by the exons ATGAACATGGTTGCTACCAAGCTCTTTATATTCTTAATTATTGCGATGGGTTGCTTCAGATTACTCAGATTTACCGAGTCGAAGGTCGTTCAAGAAGAAG TTGATGCTCTCCAAGAAATCGCAAGTACACTCGGTTCAACATATTGGAAGTTCAATGCTGATACTTGCGAACTTGAAATGGTTGGGTTAACAGTAGAGCCGCCAAAGAATTCTGAGCACAGCATAGTTTGTGAATGCCCTGATGAGAACAACACTGATTGTCATGTTGTAAAAGT AATGCTCAAGTTTTATAGTCTTCCTGGAATGCTTCCACCTCAATTGGTTAAGCTTCCTTATCTGAAGGAAAT CGATTTGGCTTACAACTATCTTAATGGTACAATACCTCGCGAGTGGGCCTCCATGCAGTTGAATGTTAT CTCTCTTCTTGTAAATCGCTTATCAGGGGAAATTCCAAGGGTGTTGGGGAATATTACTACTCTTACATACCT GTGTCTTGAAGCAAACCAATTTTCTGGCAATATTCCTTCTGAGCTAGGGAGATTAAATAACTTGCAGACTTT GATGCTTTCATCCAATCGATTGACCGGAAAGTTACCGGCCTCATTATCCAATCTAGTAAATCTAACAGATTT TAGGATACGTGATAACAACTTTGAGGGAACAATACCTAATTTCTTACAGAATTGGAAACAGCTAAACAGATT AGAAATGGAGGCAAGTGGACTTGAGGGACCTATTCCATCAAACATTTCTCTTTTGAATCAGATAGGTGAATT GAGGATTACCGACATTAAAGGGCCAATTCAGGGTTTCCCCACGCTTGAAAACATGACTGGCATAAAAAGATT GGTGTTAAGGAACTGTAACATCTCAGGAGAGATTCCTACTTACATTTGGACAATGAAAAATCTGGTACTATT GGATGTCAGTTTCAACAAGTTAGTTGGGAAGATTCCATCTAGCATAAGTGCAGCGGATTTGAGATTCGT ATTTTTAAGTGACAACTTGCTGAGTGGGGATATACCGGAAGCTATCTTGAAGGAAAAAAGTAATGT AGATCTCTCATATAATAACTTAACATGGCAAGGTCCTCAGCACTCAGCTTGTCGGCAAAACAT GAATCTGAACCTGAACTTATTTCGAAGTTCTTCGGTGGAGAAAAACTC AATGCAAGCTCTTCCATGCCTGGAAACTTTCAAGTGTCCACGGT ATTCAAACTGTTTGCATATTAATTGTGGTGGAAAGGATGCAACTGTAAAGGAAAGTGGAAAAAACTTATTCTATGAAGGAGATGGGCAAGTTGAAGGTGGTACAgcaaaatattatattaatgACAAAACTTACTGGGGATTTAGTAGCATGGGAGACTTCATGGATGATGACGATTACCAAAATACCCGCTATACTGTATTTCTGCAATCCGCAAACATCTCTGAATTGTATTTAACGGCTCGCATAGCACCGATTTCGCTATCATATTTTCATTATTGTTTGGAAAACGGGAACTACACAGTAAATCTCCACTTTGCAGAGATAAGATTCACTAATGACAAAACATATAGCAGCCTTGGAAGGCGCGTCTTTGATGTTTATGTTCAG GAAAAGTTAGAGCTGAAGAATTTCAATATAGAAGATGAGGCAAGTGGTGCTCAAAAGCCTTTAGTAAAACGAATATCAAATGTCCGTGTGACAAACAATATATTAGAGATCCGATTCCATTGGGCTGGCAAAGGCACAACGAGGATTCCTGTTAGAGGGGTTTATGGTCCCATGATATCAGCCATTTCTGTGGTTTCTG CTGCTTCTGCAATCCATTTAGAGCAATTTTCTTGTATCTACTCGGGCAGACTCAGACTGATGTTCTTCTATGCAGAACTTTTATTTTCTGCTCTGACAC ATTTTAAAGCTTGTTCAAACACCAAAAGCAAGGGAAGTCCTCTGTACATCATCATAGGAGTTGGAGCAGCATGCTTTGTCTTTATTGTACTGGGAATTCTTCAGTGGAATGGCCGTTTACAAGGGcaatggaagaaaagaaaag AAAGGTCAGAATTGCCAACTGGGACTTTTACCTTGAAACAAATCAGAGCTGCTACTAATGACTTCGATTCTTCAAACAAGATTGGAGAAGGTGGTTTCGGCCCTGTTTACAAG GGTCTTATGCTTGATGGTACAGTTGTAGCAGTGAAGCAGCTCTCATCTAAATCACGGCAAGGAAATCGAGAGTTTTTGAATGAGATAGGCATCATTTCCTGTTTGCAACACCCAAATCTGGTGAAACTTCATGGATTTTGCGTCGAAGGGGATCAATTATTGCTGGTTTACGAGTACATGGAAAATAATAGCCTTTTCCGAGCTTTGTTTG GTCCTAACGAACAACTTCAACTGGACTGGCCTACAAGGCTAAAGATATGTATCGGGATAGCCAAAGGACTTGCTTTTCTCCATGAAGAATCAAGACTCAAAATTGTTCACAGAGACATCAAAGCTACAAATGTGCTGTTGGATAGGGACTTGAATCCTAAAATATCTgattttggattggctaggCTTGATGAAGATGAGAAGACCCATATTAGCACACGAGTTGCTGGAACTAT AGGATATATGGCACCAGAATATGCGTTATGGGGTCACCTGACCCAGAAAGCAGACGTCTACAGTTTTGGAGTCTTGGCATTGGAAATTGTTACTGGAAAGAGCAACAACAATTTCCTTCcaactgaaaattttgtttgtattttggaCTGG GCCTGCCATTTGCAGCAAGGTGGAAATCTTTTGGAGCTTGTGGATGAGAAATTGAGGTCAGAGGTGAACAAAGAAGAAGCTCATATCATGGTTAAAGTAGCACTCTTGTGCACGAATGCATCATCGAAAATGAGACCTACAATGTCAGAGGTTGTAAGCATGCTTGAAGGAGAAATGCCTGTCCCAGATATGATTCCAGATCCAAAAAATTACATGGAAGATTTGAGGTTAAAGACGATGAGGGACCTACGACAACAGAGGCCACATGAAAGTTCAAGCGGTAgccaaacacaaaattcaacCACAATTAACACATCTGGCTCTACATCTACATTTGATCAAGACTTTTACGAGATCAACCCGACATCAAGACCTGGATCTCTgattggtggtggtgatggttttCCTTGA
- the LOC120015393 gene encoding MACPF domain-containing protein CAD1-like, translated as MENPRTNLSSDALTTTLCNSIQALGRGFDVTSDIRLLYCKGASGSRLVHVDEDRARDLVVSDGVVVPNVSLEIECSKGERSIERIPVCNFHEMARCFNDNSGISEHIPLGSFNAMFNFTGSWQVDAAATKSLAMVGHLVPLYKVQLAKLDLALHEEIKRAVPYSWDPVSLASFIENYGTHIVTSVTIGGRDVVYVRQHQSSPLLVSEIENYVKDIADHRFMDSKSQSTEGPLKYKDKDVTVIFRRRGGDDLEQSHAKWAETVQFAPDVINMTFTSIVSLLDGVPGIKHLARAVDLYLEYKPPIEDLQYFLDFQIARVWAPEQSNIQRKEPMCQSLQFSLMGPKLYISPEQVTVGRKPVTGLRLSLEGNKQNRLAIHLQHLVSLPKILQPHWDTHMAIGAPQWRGPEEQDSRWFEPIKWKNFSHVSTAPIEYLENSIGDLSGVHIVTGAQLGVWNFGSRNVLHLKFLFSKVPGCTIRRSVWDHSPSNPSVQRSDGTSTSSSGERNSDDKKDDTLSQIGKLGKIVDMSEMSKGPQDLPGHWLVTGAKLGVDKGKIVLRAKYSLLNY; from the exons ATGGAAAACCCAAGAACAAATTTAAGCTCAGATGCTTTGACTACCACTCTCTGCAATTCAATCCAGGCTCTGGGTCGTGGCTTTGATGTTACATCGGATATAAGGCTTTTGTACTGCAAGGGAGCTTCTGGATCGAGACTGGTCCATGTGGATGAAGATCGCGCTAGGGATCTTGTTGTCTCTGATGGGGTTGTGGTGCCAAATGTGTCTCTTGAAATTGAGTGCTCAAAGGGAGAGAGGAGCATCGAGAGAATACCTGTTTGCAACTTCCATGAG ATGGCAAGATGCTTCAATGACAATTCTGGTATATCGGAACACATTCCACTCGGAAGCTTTAATGCTATGTTCAATTTTACTGGTTCATGGCAAGTTGATGCAGCGGCTACAAAATCTCTTGCAATGGTTGGGCATTTAGTTCCCCTATATAAGGTTCAATTAGCAAAATTGGATCTGGCTTTGCATGAAGAAATCAAACGTGCGGTTCCTTACTCCTGGGATCCTGTATCCTTGGCCAG TTTTATCGAAAACTATGGTACACATATTGTTACATCTGTGACAATTGGTGGAAGAGATGTGGTTTATGTCAGGCAGCACCAGTCATCTCCTTTGTTAGTGTCAGAAATTGAGAACTATGTGAAAGATATTGCAGATCATAGGTTTATGGACTCAAAGAGCCAGTCAACTGAGGGTCCCCTGAAATATAAGGACAAG GATGTAACAGTCATTTTTCGGAGGAGAGGAGGTGATGATCTTGAACAGAGTCATGCCAAGTGGGCAGAGACTGTACAATTTGCTCCAGATGTCATTAACATGACCTTTACGTCAATTGTTTCTCTGCTTGATGGAGTGCCAGGAATAAAGCATCTAGCACGTgctgttgatttgtatttagaAT ATAAACCTCCTATCGAAGATTTACAATATTTCTTGGATTTTCAAATTGCTCGTGTTTGGGCTCCGGAACAGAGTAATATCCAAAGGAAAGAGCCTATGTGTCAATCCCTTCAGTTCAGCTTGATGGGCCCCAAACTTTACATTAGCCCAGAACAG GTGACGGTTGGTCGGAAGCCAGTTACTGGTCTTAGACTTAGCCTGGAAGGCAACAAACAAAACAGACTTGCCATTCATTTGCAGCATTTGGTGTCTCTTCCAAAAATCCTTCAACCACATTGGGACACACATATGGCAATAGGTGCACCCCAGTGGCGAGGTCCTGAAGAGCAAGACAGCCGTTGGTTTGAACCAATTAAGTGGAAGAACTTTTCCCATGTAAGCACGGCACCAATAGAGTACTTAGAGAACAGCATTGGGGACCTCTCCGGTGTTCACATTGTTACAGGAGCTCAGCTGGGAGTTTGGAATTTTGGTTCTAGAAATGTACTGCACTTGAAATTTCTCTTCTCCAAAGTCCCAGGGTGTACAATAAGGCGATCAGTGTGGGATCATAGCCCCTCCAACCCTTCCGTACAAAGATCTGATGGCACTTCTACATCATCTTCCGGTGAGAGAAACTCTGATGACAAGAAGGATGATACTTTAAGCCAAATTGGGAAACTGGGAAAAATTGTAGACATGAGTGAAATGTCGAAAGGACCACAAGATCTTCCAGGTCATTGGCTGGTCACTGGGGCTAAGCTCGGGGTGGACAAGGGAAAGATAGTATTGCGTGCCAAGTATTCTTTATTGAATTATTGA